One Antennarius striatus isolate MH-2024 chromosome 9, ASM4005453v1, whole genome shotgun sequence genomic window, tttctgCCTCGATACCATTCACAATAACAAGAGATAAACCCAACACACATGTTGAAGCTGTTGAGCAACTTTATGACTACTGTATAATAAACAGTAAATTGCTGGTATTATAAAGTTCTCCCGACACAGGtgtgttctttttatttgttactGTCAATTTCAATtcttgtcagtgaaaataatCTCCCTGTCCAGTAGTTGGAAGATGTACACGTGCACTAAGTTTTGTGAAATAATATTATTTGCCCCAGAACCTTTGATCTGAGACAAATCTGACTTATAAAATGTTTCAgttcaacttgtaaccatggatataaaaataaaacaaaattaaagataaaaatagaaaatgtcaGGACTTTTGACTTAATTAGAATGTTCAGTGAAACATTGTTGATTTGTGCTCCAGAACAGAGTATATTCTGCAATCATTGGTCAGTTTAGGTTTAGTCAGATCTGTTCAATGCTGTTGGATGTGATGCAGGACTCTGTAACTCTTCTAATACTTAATGAGCCGAACCCTCTCAGTGGGGTCTTGACTTTCTGGAACCGTTGACACGATGTCAGGAATGCAAAGATATCATGACAAAGTTGGGGCACACTCAATCGATGCTGACCATGGTGTGGAGACTTTCTGTAGTCACGACTGCTTTCTTTGGGAAACAGCAAAGTCAAGTTGTGAAATTCACAAACCAGGCAGtgacacatttcttcagaaatttttgtaaatgtgaCCACGATGGGAGGGTATTCATCTTTTGACATTTCTACAGGAAATAAAAGGGCATACTTCGAGACATCTGCAGTGTGGGTGGACCAGGTCAAGTCAACTCCCACGAATATAGTTTAAAATGTAGCTTCATTGTCATCCTTGCAGTTGTATCCAGCTAAGAGATGTTTGCCACAGCCACCAAAAACTTTGTGGAGCAGGTGGATCGTGGAGGTTCGCTGATCCCAGTGTCCAGCCTAAATGACAACGTTTCACTTCTGACAGTGGTGGTGAAACACAAGCCATCGTGGATGTGGCAGAAGCCCAAGTATATTCCCACCGATTTTAAACTCAATGATATACTAACAGGAGACACACCAATAAATCCAGGTACATACAAAACACATCTGCTTTaactgaaatgttaaatatACTAAGTGTGTAAGATACATTGATTTATTGTCCACAGTCATCATAGAGACAGACTTCATTAAATTTGATGGGAAATATAGTGACAGCATTCAAGGTAATATGGATGCAAAATTCATCCGCGCCAATGTGAGCGCAGAAGGTAAAGAATCCTCCAAACTGCAGTCATCCTTTGGCAGTTTGAAGAAGGAGGAAGTAGACGTGCAGAAGCTGCTGCGAGACTGCAAAGACAGGTTAGTTCTCCACCTGTGGCACAAGAGCCACCTGATGCAGTTTGTACCTGACCTCTGCTAAATATCAAATTAGAAAAATGCAGGGATTATATTTGTGCACCCACAAAGCGTCACACAAATCAGTTTGTCTCTGGTATTCAGTTGAATATTTGCCTCCagagagtttttttgtttggataaagtaacatgtaaacacatgaaCTTGTGACTGATTGatctgtttgtttgcttatttattaatttattcatgtgaATTTAATTTCTCAGGGTCCTGGATATGTCCCACAGTCTCATCCAGCAGACAAAGGGAAAGCAGAAACAGACATTTGGGATTGTGAAGGAGCGTGTTTTGA contains:
- the gsdmeb gene encoding gasdermin Eb, coding for MFATATKNFVEQVDRGGSLIPVSSLNDNVSLLTVVVKHKPSWMWQKPKYIPTDFKLNDILTGDTPINPVIIETDFIKFDGKYSDSIQGNMDAKFIRANVSAEGKESSKLQSSFGSLKKEEVDVQKLLRDCKDRVLDMSHSLIQQTKGKQKQTFGIVKERVLTTQPSSVIVEVQQGGECEGGLSLCKPKVPNITIVSLKDTGSLNKDTNVTMEIPVHTALAYALIELEIKKDGRYELCLMSDTAGGFEVDGCAMEELLEESGALETALKTTAADES